The Microbacterium oleivorans genome contains the following window.
GGCATCCCTCGTCGAGAGCTTCTCGAGCGACTTCGACCCGGCGTCGTTCACCGACGAGTACCAGGCGGAGCTGCGGACCCTCATCGACGCGAAGCTCGAACAGGGTGATGCGCTCGACACGTCCGAGACGTTCGGCGAGCAGGCCGAGAAGGAGGGCGGTGAGGTCATCGACCTGATGGAGGCGCTGCGGGCGAGCGTCGAGCGCAGCCGCGCCGCTCGCGGCGCATCAGGCTCGGGAGCGGCCTCCGCGACGCGGGCCGGATCGACGGCGACGGGCGACCACGCATCGGACGAGACTCCCGCCCAGAAGGCTTCCGGGAAGAAGGCGTCGTCGAAGAAATCGGCGAACGCGACGCCGACCGGTGAGAAAGCACGCGAGAAGAAGGCTCCCGGCCGGAAGAGCGCGAAGGCGTCCTGATCAGCCTCGGGGTGGCTCGCCGCCCTCGATGCGCGGCTCGTCGTGGCCGTGCGGGCGGGGGGTCCCCTCACCGTGCACGTGGCCGCGCTGCTGGAACACCTCGGAGCCGAGGACGAGGTCCTGTGCCTCGTCGGCATCGGTGAACTCGTCGGGCCCGGCGGCCATCTCCTTCTTGGCCTTGCGCTTCTCGGCGAAGTAGTGCCACACGATGAAGAACACGGTGCCGACGACGGCGGCGAGCAGGATGACGTCGATGTACTCGGCGACGAACTCGCCGACGCCGGGGATGAGGCTGACGAGGTACCCGAAGATCGTGAGGCCGAAGCCCCAGAGCACCGCGCCGATGAGGTTGTAGAGCGAGTAGCGGTGCCAGGGCATCTTGCCCACACCCGCGGCGACCGGTGCGAATGTGCGCACGATCGGAACGAAGCGGGCGAGGATCACGGTGACGCCGCCGTAGCGCTCGAAGAACGCATTGGTGCGCTCGACGTTGCGCCGGCTGAACAGCCCGGATTCCTTGCGCTCGAACACCGCTGGGCCGCCCTTGCGCCCGATGACGTACCCGACTTCGCCGCCGAGGAAGGCGGAGAGTCCGATCAGCAGCGCCACGATCCACACGTTGACGCCGAAGACGCCGTGTGGGGCGTGCGTGACGGGGTTCGACAGCAGCCCGGCCATGATCAGCAGCGTGTCACCGGGCAGCAGGAATCCCACGAGCAGGCCGGTCTCGGCGAAGATGATGAAGCAGACCACGAGCAGAGCCCACGGGCCGGCCGCGCTGATGATCGTGGCGGGGTCGAGCCAGGGGATGAGGGCGATCTGGTGCACAGTTTTCCCGTCGGAGGAGGATGACGCGAGGGAGGGCGAACGCCCGATCCGTGCGGAAGGTGGGACTTGAACCCACACGCCGTGAAGCACAGGAACCTAAATCCTGCGTGTCTGCCAATTCCACCACTCCCGCGGACGGCTCAGTCTAACCAGCGGAGCGCTCGCCGACCTGTGCGTGCGACGCAGATTTCGGGACATCCCGAAGCCGCGGCGAACCACCCACGATCCAGTAGCCGGCGCCGATCACGACCCCGCCGCCGACGAGGTTGCCGAGTCCGACGCACAGCAGGTTCAGCGCGAACATCGGCAGGGTCGCCGACGCATCGCCGGTGAGCAGCCCGATCGTGAAGGTCGTCATGTTCGCCACCACGTGCTCGAACCCCGAGGTGATGAATGCGAGGATCGCGGCGAACACGACGAGGACGCGCGCTGTCTCGCTCCGCAGGCGCACCGTCATCCAGACCGCGACGCAGACGAGCATGTTGCACAGGATGCCGCGGACGAACAGTTCCGCCGGTGTCTCGTGCGCCTTGGCCGACAGCATCCCGGCGATCATCCCACCCGCGGCCGCATTGCTGTGCAGCACTCCCGAGGCCACGACGAGAGCGGCGAAGGCCATCGAGCCGACGAGGTTCGCGGCGAACGTCCAGAGCATCGCGGTGGCGGCCCGTCCCGGCGGGACCGCGCGCATGAGGGCCGCCTGGGGGAGCGTCATCATCGTCGAGGTGACCAGCTCGCCGCCGGCGACGACGACGATCGTGAGTGCCACGCCGAACACCAGGCCCGAGACGAGCTTCGCCCACCCCGACCCCGTCGCCAGCAGCGGTCCGGCCGCCGTGACCATGAGGACCACCCCGACGCCGATATACGCGCCGGCGAGCATGCCCGAGACGGTGAAGCGTGCGGGGGTGTGCATGCCACGCGCCTTGTGTCGGCCGTTGTCGGCCTGCACCGCGAGGGCTTCGGGGATCGAGAGCACGGGTCACCGTCCTTCCGCCGCCAGTCTGCGCGCACGCGCTCGGGCGCGACGGGGCGGCGGGCCGGGGATAACCGGACGCCGAAGTGAGGTCCCCGTGGCGCCGACCCGCGATGTCAGCTCAGCCGGCGAGCTCGGATCGGACGAGATCGGCGCCGGCGACCAGGGCGCTGAGCTTCTCGAACGCCACGCCGCGCGGCAGGGGAGCCATGCCGCAATTGGTGCTCGGAATCAGCTTGTCGGCGTCGACGAACCGCAGCGCACGCCGGAGGGTGTCGGCGACCTCGTCGGGCGTCTCGACCTGATCGCTGGCGACGTCGATCGCCCCCAGCATCACCTTCTTGCCGCGGATGAGCTCGACGAGCTCGAGCGGAACGTGCGAGT
Protein-coding sequences here:
- a CDS encoding DedA family protein, producing MHQIALIPWLDPATIISAAGPWALLVVCFIIFAETGLLVGFLLPGDTLLIMAGLLSNPVTHAPHGVFGVNVWIVALLIGLSAFLGGEVGYVIGRKGGPAVFERKESGLFSRRNVERTNAFFERYGGVTVILARFVPIVRTFAPVAAGVGKMPWHRYSLYNLIGAVLWGFGLTIFGYLVSLIPGVGEFVAEYIDVILLAAVVGTVFFIVWHYFAEKRKAKKEMAAGPDEFTDADEAQDLVLGSEVFQQRGHVHGEGTPRPHGHDEPRIEGGEPPRG
- a CDS encoding formate/nitrite transporter family protein; the protein is MLSIPEALAVQADNGRHKARGMHTPARFTVSGMLAGAYIGVGVVLMVTAAGPLLATGSGWAKLVSGLVFGVALTIVVVAGGELVTSTMMTLPQAALMRAVPPGRAATAMLWTFAANLVGSMAFAALVVASGVLHSNAAAGGMIAGMLSAKAHETPAELFVRGILCNMLVCVAVWMTVRLRSETARVLVVFAAILAFITSGFEHVVANMTTFTIGLLTGDASATLPMFALNLLCVGLGNLVGGGVVIGAGYWIVGGSPRLRDVPKSASHAQVGERSAG